A DNA window from Syngnathus typhle isolate RoL2023-S1 ecotype Sweden linkage group LG2, RoL_Styp_1.0, whole genome shotgun sequence contains the following coding sequences:
- the abtb1 gene encoding ankyrin repeat and BTB/POZ domain-containing protein 1, with the protein MDVNDLFSSCRKGDICRVRYLVEQRDVDLNIRDQWDSSPLYYACLCGHEELVQYLLASGAKCEANTFDGERCLYGSLNDSIRRLLKEYKCVGVRAMKRDDFNYFLHLLLEQGLHSDITFLVHGQMFTAHRCVLGALSEYFSEMFASKWKDKTLIHLKHPLINPAAFGAILQYLYTGRMDIDVSLVDDCRRLAKQCKMTDLIEELQIKCRQVYDFVSNKPGICVKVLSLEPHICQLQEDMAQLADCALPPQLRVGYGALPFNNADHLPTYPDVCFRVDGYDFLCHKAFFCGRSDYFKALLVDHFCEGEQLLSQPSTPAITLHNISHQIFIHIMYYIYSDDTQVTRENVFDILCVADMYLLPGLKRLCSKTLAKNLCEDNVLCMWKTAKLFRLTRLEDQCIEFMSKIIERLVEKEEFAEMVKEDAALLEERQETDSVPLIDEIRSYIVSNVQTYSAIEEANQKLEVLEELLLSIDIDC; encoded by the exons ATACCTCGTTGAACAGCGAGACGTGGACCTCAATATAAGAGATCAATGGGACAGCAGCCCCTT ATATTATGCTTGTCTCTGTGGCCACGAAGAGCTTGTCCAGTACCTGCTGGCAAGTG GTGCCAAGTGTGAGGCTAACACATTTGATGGCGAGCGGTGCCTGTACGGCTCACTGAACGACTCAATCCGACGCCTGCTCAAAGAGTACAAGTGTGTCGGTGTCCGTGCCATGAAGCGGGATGATTTTAACTACTTCCTACACTT GTTGCTGGAACAGGGACTCCACAGTGATATCACGTTCCTCGTTCACGGGCAAATGTTCACGGCTCACCGATGCGTGCTCGGTGCACTCTCGGAGTACTTCAGCGAAATGTTTGCGAGCAAATGGAAAGACAAAACCTTGATCCATCTCAAGCATCCTCTG ATCAACCCTGCAGCTTTTGGAGCCATTCTGCAATATTTATATACAG GACGTATGGATATTGACGTAAGCCTCGTGGACGACTGCAGACGGCTTGCTAAGCAGTGCAAAATGACAGATTTGATTGAGGAGCTGCAGATTAAATGCCGGCAGGTGTACGACTTTG TATCCAACAAGCCGGGCATCTGTGTGAAGGTCCTCAGTCTGGAGCCTCATATCTGCCAACTCCAGGAGGACATGGCCCAGTTGGCTGACTGTGCTCTGCCGCCTCAGCTCAGA GTCGGATACGGGGCACTTCCCTTCAACAATGCCGACCACCTGCCCACCTATCCTGATGTCTGCTTCAGAGTCGATGGCTACGATTTTTTGTGTCataag GCATTTTTCTGTGGGCGGAGTGATTATTTTAAAGCTTTGCTGGTGGACCACTTCTGTGAGGGAGAGCAGCTCCTGTCCCAGCCTAGCACTCCGGCCATAACTCTGCACAACATCTCTCATCAGATTTTCATCCATATCATGTATTACATATACAGCGATGACACACAG GTGACACGAGAGAACGTGTTTGACATCCTGTGCGTGGCCGACATGTACCTGCTGCCGGGGTTGAAACGTCTGTGCAGCAAGACCCTCGCCAAGAACCTTTGTGAGGACAACGTTCTGTGCATGTGGAAGACGGCCAAGCTGTTCCGGCTCACTCGGTTGGAAGATCAATGCATAGAGTTCATGTCCAAAATAATTGAGCGG CTGGTGGAGAAGGAGGAGTTTGCTGAGATGGTCAAAGAGGATGCAGCTTTGCTGGAGGAGCGACAGGAGACCGACTCCGTCCCCCTGATAGACGAAATCCGTTCCTACATCGTCAGTAACGTGCAGACGTACAGTGCCATCGAGGAAGCCAATCAGAAGCTGGAGGTCTTGGAAGAGCTGCTATTAAGCATCGATATTGACTGCTGA